Part of the Buchnera aphidicola (Mindarus keteleerifoliae) genome, AATCATAGTTTTTTTTGGAAGAATTTAAAGTTAGGAACTAAATTGTTTGGAACACTTAAATCAGCTATAAAAAAACAATTTTATTCTTTTGAAAGTTTTGTAAATATTTTTGAAAAAGTAGCTTTAGAACATTTTGGATCAGGATGGGTATGGTTAATTAAAGAATCAAGTCAATTAAAAGTGGTATCCACTGTAAATCAAAATAATCCTTTAATGGGAAAATCAATTAATAGTTTTAAAGAAGCAAGTCCTATTATTTGTTTAGACATATGGGAACATGCTTATTACTTGAAATATAATAACAGAAAAATAGATTATATAAAATCATTTTGGAATATTATTAATTGGGAAGAGGCAGAACGTCAATTTTTATTATTGAATCTTTAAAAAATTATTAATTTTACTCTAAATTTTTTAAAGAAGAAGATAAAAAATGTTATTTATATAAAAAATATAAGATTAAATCAAGTTTTGATTAAACGTTTAAGGAATAATTTTGAATGATCATAAAATGTTAATAGGTTTAGGAAACCCTATTTCTAAATATCATGGAACTAGACATAATGTAGGATCTCAATGCATACAATGGATAGCAGATTATTATTCAATTAAGTTAAAATTAAAAAAAAAATTGGTTACATAGGTATTTTAGATAAAACATATTTGTTGATTCTAAATACATTTATAAACATTTGTGGTAGTTCATTTTCTACTGCTTTGGATCGTTATAATATTAAAATTGAAAATGCATTAATTTTTCATGATGAATTAGATTTACCATTAGCTAGTATTCGGTTTAAAAATTCCATAGGACATAATGGTCACAATGGTATTAGAAATATTATAGATAATATAGGAAGAGGTGTTTTTTTAAAAAGAATTGCTGTAGGTATAGGTAGACCTAAAGAAAAATTAGAAATAGTAAAATATGTGTTATCAAAATTTTCTTATTTAGAAAAAAAAAAAATTTATGAGTCCATATTTCCGACTATAAAAAATATAAATCAATTGATAAAAAATTGGGATGATTTTTAAATTAAAAATGTTAACTGACTATCATTTTTTATTTTAAATTACAAAAATTTAATAGATATGAAAATAGGATAAAAATGAGTTTTAAATGCGGTCTTGTTGGTCTTCCCAATGTAGGTAAATCAACATTATTTAATCTTTTAACTAAATCAAATATTTCAGCAGAAAATTATCCCTTTTGCACTATACAACCTAATATAGGTATCTCTCCTATTATAGATAAAAGATTATGTAAAATTTCAAAAATAGAAAGTTCAAAAAAAATAATTTTTACTTATATAAAATTTGTTGATATAGCAGGGTTGGTCAAGGGGGCTTCAAAAGGAGAAGGATTAGGAAACCAATTTTTAAGTCATATACGAGAAATTGATGCAATCATACATGTTGTTCGTTGTTTTGAAAATAAAAAAATTGTACATGTTCACGATATTATTGATCCTGTTCAAGATGTTGAAATTATCAATATGGAATTAGCTTTGTCAGATTTGAAACTTTGTGAAAAAAGTATATTAAGAATTGAAAAAAACATAAAAAAAAATGATCGAAAAGATTTAAAAAAAATAGTTTTTTTGAAAAAATGTATTAAATATTTAGAAAAATTTTCTACCTTAAAAAACATTGAATTAGATAAAGAAGAAATTTTTTATGTCAGAGAATTGAAATTCTTAACTTTGAAGCCAATGATGTATGTTGCAAATATAGACGAGACAGAAAATAGTAATTTTTTATATTTTAAAATTAAAAATTTTTTGAAAAAAGAAAAATTTAATATAATTTCTATATCTTTATCAAAGCTTAAAGATATGAAAGGTAATAAACCTAAATCAGATGATGACAAAAAAGAAAATTATTATTATTTTAATACAAAAAATAATATTTTAAATAAAATCACTGAGAAAGGTTCAAAATTGCTAAATTTGAAAACATTTTTTACTGTAG contains:
- a CDS encoding superoxide dismutase, with product MSFKLPKLSFSYESLEPYIDRKTMEIHYTKHHQTYVDNTNKILNNTIYSNYSENKLVRELKKINIKDKQILINNLGGHINHSFFWKNLKLGTKLFGTLKSAIKKQFYSFESFVNIFEKVALEHFGSGWVWLIKESSQLKVVSTVNQNNPLMGKSINSFKEASPIICLDIWEHAYYLKYNNRKIDYIKSFWNIINWEEAERQFLLLNL
- the ychF gene encoding redox-regulated ATPase YchF; amino-acid sequence: MSFKCGLVGLPNVGKSTLFNLLTKSNISAENYPFCTIQPNIGISPIIDKRLCKISKIESSKKIIFTYIKFVDIAGLVKGASKGEGLGNQFLSHIREIDAIIHVVRCFENKKIVHVHDIIDPVQDVEIINMELALSDLKLCEKSILRIEKNIKKNDRKDLKKIVFLKKCIKYLEKFSTLKNIELDKEEIFYVRELKFLTLKPMMYVANIDETENSNFLYFKIKNFLKKEKFNIISISLSKLKDMKGNKPKSDDDKKENYYYFNTKNNILNKITEKGSKLLNLKTFFTVGPKESRAWSIKENTTVLDAAKKIHSDLKRGFIRAQVMSYTDFINYKGEKGVKSAGKYRTEGKDYIVQDGDILQILFKV